A portion of the Hymenobacter gelipurpurascens genome contains these proteins:
- a CDS encoding GNAT family N-acetyltransferase, which translates to MITLAPLRPEHVGHFYRWIRDPEVIEYSLSAFQTMTTEAQIDDWFARTLRDDSSLNLGVFRQGTNELLGYAGISGISRLNQSGEYFIFLGERACWGQGVGTEVTKQVLVLGFTQLHLNRIMLTVSEPNVGGVRAYEKAGFRVEGRLREACLRNGQFHDKLIMSVLKAEW; encoded by the coding sequence ATGATTACGCTAGCCCCGCTGCGACCCGAACACGTAGGCCACTTCTACCGCTGGATCCGGGACCCGGAAGTAATCGAGTATTCCCTCTCGGCGTTCCAGACCATGACCACGGAGGCCCAGATTGACGACTGGTTTGCCCGCACCCTCCGCGACGACAGCAGCCTCAACCTCGGCGTCTTCCGGCAGGGCACCAACGAGCTACTCGGCTACGCGGGCATCTCCGGCATTTCCCGGCTCAACCAATCAGGCGAGTACTTTATCTTCTTGGGCGAGAGAGCCTGCTGGGGCCAGGGCGTGGGCACCGAGGTAACGAAGCAAGTGCTGGTCTTGGGCTTCACCCAGCTCCACCTCAACCGCATCATGCTCACGGTATCGGAACCGAATGTGGGCGGGGTGCGGGCCTACGAGAAGGCCGGTTTCAGAGTGGAAGGCCGCCTGCGGGAAGCCTGCTTGCGCAACGGCCAGTTCCACGATAAGCTCATCATGTCGGTACTGAAAGCCGAGTGGTAG
- a CDS encoding DUF4276 family protein, giving the protein MHIEFLLEEPSAEAALNILLPKLLPPDATWSCYPHRGKTDLFQRLPGRLKTYARQFPHQPDLRVVILMDADTDCRRRKAELEKVVADVGLLTKTTAVGQPFRIITRLAVQELEAWFLGDREAIQTAYPRVRPQHFSGLPHDPDAISDTWETLWRVLQEGKYYLAGKAKVEWAETISPHLDPERNQSASFQYFRQGLGHL; this is encoded by the coding sequence ATGCACATCGAGTTCCTGCTGGAAGAACCCTCGGCGGAGGCTGCGCTGAATATTCTGCTTCCCAAGCTGCTGCCACCCGATGCTACGTGGAGCTGTTACCCCCACCGCGGCAAAACCGACCTGTTTCAGCGGTTGCCCGGCCGCCTGAAGACTTACGCTCGCCAGTTTCCGCACCAGCCCGATTTGCGGGTCGTAATCCTGATGGATGCCGACACAGACTGCCGACGCCGGAAAGCAGAACTGGAAAAGGTAGTGGCCGATGTAGGCCTGCTGACCAAAACCACGGCTGTCGGGCAACCCTTCCGCATCATCACGCGCCTGGCTGTGCAGGAGTTGGAAGCGTGGTTTCTCGGCGACCGGGAAGCTATTCAAACAGCTTATCCACGAGTCCGTCCGCAACATTTTAGTGGCCTACCACACGACCCCGATGCTATTTCGGATACTTGGGAAACTCTGTGGCGCGTGTTGCAGGAAGGCAAGTATTATCTGGCGGGAAAAGCCAAAGTGGAGTGGGCAGAAACCATCAGTCCACATCTGGACCCAGAAAGAAATCAGTCGGCCAGTTTTCAGTATTTTCGACAAGGCCTAGGCCACTTGTAA
- a CDS encoding AAA family ATPase, which produces MSDAAAASGFPRLTYLRIKNYRALRDVELRDLTPLTVFIGPNGSGKSTVLDALAFLAEAVSGNLQQAWQDRNRFAGMRTRASEGPIEFEVGLNSELGNIRYYLHIDGDDNKLTVPEEGFYLPDGRIFGEGKLFKTFTSDKEGFTGLTSDIVFSDHDEEGREKPSFNKRMYLGARDISVLGYAFAYNLKISPYAHAIKNLIETYRYIHLTDDHLKGYSDAGPREKLSANGDNLPNVLYYLHTKHPEALARITAQLRRWVPGLADIVTEITSDERLLLRFKDASFEKPLPAQYMSEGTMRLAALLTLLYEPNATGLLGLEEPENELHPRLLPRLAEELIKVTETRQLLVATHSPFLLDALEPEQVWILDRGADGYTQATRTADIPQVKELVEDGSPLGYLWTSNFFRLGDPLAPRTSAAQ; this is translated from the coding sequence ATGTCTGACGCTGCTGCGGCTTCCGGTTTTCCCCGCCTCACTTACTTACGCATCAAAAACTACCGCGCCCTGCGTGACGTGGAGCTGCGCGACCTAACGCCCCTGACGGTGTTCATCGGCCCTAACGGCAGTGGAAAATCCACAGTCCTTGACGCGCTGGCATTTCTGGCCGAAGCGGTAAGTGGTAACCTGCAACAGGCCTGGCAGGATAGAAATCGGTTTGCAGGGATGCGTACGCGCGCAAGTGAAGGACCAATTGAGTTTGAAGTGGGGTTAAATAGCGAACTAGGGAATATTAGATATTATCTACACATAGACGGTGACGATAATAAGCTCACTGTTCCGGAAGAGGGGTTTTACTTGCCTGATGGGAGAATATTTGGCGAGGGAAAATTGTTTAAAACCTTTACTTCTGATAAGGAAGGTTTTACAGGGCTAACATCAGATATAGTCTTTTCAGATCATGATGAGGAGGGACGGGAGAAACCCTCTTTTAACAAGAGGATGTATTTGGGAGCAAGGGATATATCAGTATTAGGGTATGCATTTGCATACAACCTTAAAATTAGTCCTTATGCACATGCTATCAAGAATCTTATAGAAACCTACCGTTACATCCACCTCACCGACGATCATCTGAAAGGCTATTCCGATGCAGGGCCGCGGGAGAAGTTATCGGCCAATGGCGACAACCTACCCAACGTGCTGTATTACCTGCACACCAAGCACCCTGAGGCGCTGGCTCGTATCACCGCGCAGTTGCGGCGCTGGGTACCTGGCCTAGCAGATATCGTGACGGAAATTACTTCCGATGAGAGACTGTTACTGCGCTTCAAGGATGCCTCATTTGAGAAGCCTCTGCCGGCCCAGTATATGTCGGAAGGCACGATGCGGCTAGCAGCCCTGCTCACGCTGCTATATGAGCCGAATGCTACTGGCCTACTAGGCCTTGAAGAGCCTGAAAACGAGCTGCACCCGCGCCTGCTGCCTCGTTTGGCCGAGGAGCTGATCAAGGTCACTGAAACGAGGCAGCTGCTGGTAGCTACTCATTCGCCTTTTCTGCTGGATGCACTGGAGCCGGAGCAGGTCTGGATTCTGGACCGCGGCGCTGATGGCTACACCCAGGCCACGCGCACGGCCGACATTCCGCAGGTGAAGGAGCTGGTGGAAGATGGTTCGCCACTGGGCTACCTCTGGACCAGCAACTTCTTCCGCCTCGGCGACCCATTAGCACCACGCACTTCAGCCGCGCAGTAG